A stretch of the Streptococcus himalayensis genome encodes the following:
- a CDS encoding pyridoxal phosphate-dependent aminotransferase yields MKQFDKSSKLEHVAYDIRGPVLEEAMRMRANGEKILRLNTGNPAEFGFTAPDEVIHDLIMNARDSEGYSDSKGIFSARKAIMQYCQLKKIPNVDIDDIYLGNGVSELIVMSMQGLLDDGDEVLVPMPDYPLWTAAVSLAGGNAVHYVCDEGADWYPDMADIKSKITSNTKAIVLINPNNPTGALYPKEVLEEIVEIARVNDLIIFSDEIYDRMVFDGEVHIPIASLAPDLFCVTMNGLSKSHRICGFRVGWMVLSGPKHHVKGYIEGLNMLSNMRLCSNVLSQQVVQTSLGGYQSVDELLIPGGRLYEQREFITKAINEIPGLSTVKPKAGLYVFPKIDRTMYRIDDDEQFVLEFLKQEKVLLVHGRGFNWKEPDHFRIVYLPRVDELAQIQEKMTRFLRQYAR; encoded by the coding sequence ATGAAACAATTCGATAAATCTAGTAAATTAGAACATGTTGCCTATGATATTCGTGGTCCAGTATTAGAAGAAGCGATGCGGATGCGGGCAAATGGAGAGAAAATTCTTCGTTTAAATACAGGAAATCCAGCTGAATTTGGCTTTACTGCACCGGATGAGGTTATTCATGATTTGATTATGAATGCTAGAGACAGTGAGGGCTATTCAGATTCCAAGGGGATTTTCTCAGCTCGAAAGGCAATTATGCAGTATTGCCAGCTCAAGAAGATTCCAAATGTGGATATTGATGATATTTATCTAGGCAATGGTGTCAGTGAATTGATTGTTATGTCCATGCAAGGTCTGCTAGATGATGGGGATGAGGTCTTGGTGCCCATGCCTGACTATCCGCTGTGGACAGCAGCTGTCAGCCTCGCTGGGGGAAATGCGGTGCATTATGTCTGTGATGAAGGGGCGGATTGGTATCCAGATATGGCAGATATCAAGTCCAAAATCACGTCAAACACTAAAGCGATTGTCCTTATCAACCCTAACAATCCAACGGGTGCCTTGTATCCTAAGGAAGTGTTGGAAGAAATCGTGGAAATCGCACGGGTAAATGACTTGATTATTTTCTCAGATGAGATTTATGATCGCATGGTTTTTGATGGCGAAGTCCATATTCCTATCGCTAGTTTAGCACCTGATTTATTCTGTGTGACGATGAATGGCTTGTCAAAATCGCATCGGATTTGTGGTTTCCGTGTGGGTTGGATGGTCTTGTCTGGTCCAAAACACCATGTTAAGGGCTATATTGAAGGCTTGAACATGCTTTCCAATATGCGTCTATGCTCGAATGTCTTGTCTCAACAAGTAGTGCAGACCTCCCTTGGAGGCTACCAATCGGTGGATGAGCTCTTGATTCCAGGAGGGCGCCTCTATGAACAACGGGAATTTATCACCAAGGCTATCAATGAGATTCCGGGCTTGTCAACTGTGAAGCCTAAGGCTGGTCTTTATGTCTTTCCAAAGATTGATCGGACCATGTATCGGATTGACGATGATGAGCAATTTGTCTTGGAGTTTTTAAAGCAGGAGAAGGTTCTCTTGGTACATGGACGTGGATTTAACTGGAAAGAGCCAGACCACTTCCGTATCGTTTATTTGCCTCGGGTTGACGAATTAGCACAAATTCAGGAAAAGATGACGCGTTTCTTGCGTCAATATGCTAGATAA
- a CDS encoding cysteine hydrolase family protein, producing MPKALISIDYTIDFVADEGKLTAGLPAQAISERICQVTREAFQRGDYIFFAVDGHEVEDSFHPESKLFPPHNLMGTSGRHLYGPLAGFFEETKENNRVFWMDKRHYSAFSGTDLDIRLRERRVDTVILTGVLTDICVLHTAIDAYNLGYQIEVISSAVASIEQTQHAFALNHMTDVLGATVSEDLL from the coding sequence ATGCCAAAAGCATTGATTTCGATTGACTATACGATTGATTTTGTAGCGGATGAAGGGAAATTAACGGCTGGATTACCTGCCCAAGCTATTTCTGAGAGGATTTGTCAGGTGACAAGAGAGGCTTTTCAGCGAGGAGACTATATTTTCTTTGCCGTGGATGGGCATGAGGTAGAGGATTCTTTTCATCCGGAAAGCAAGCTCTTTCCTCCCCACAATCTCATGGGTACCTCTGGCCGTCATTTATATGGACCTCTAGCTGGTTTTTTTGAGGAAACCAAAGAAAATAATCGTGTTTTTTGGATGGACAAACGGCATTATTCAGCTTTTTCAGGGACAGATTTGGATATCCGCTTGAGAGAGCGTCGAGTGGATACGGTTATTTTGACAGGTGTTTTGACGGATATTTGTGTTCTACATACGGCGATTGATGCTTATAACTTAGGGTATCAGATTGAGGTGATTTCATCTGCCGTGGCTTCCATAGAGCAGACTCAGCATGCATTTGCACTCAACCATATGACGGATGTCCTAGGTGCCACAGTATCTGAAGACTTATTATAA
- a CDS encoding universal stress protein: MIQKYENIMVAVDGSREADLAFVKGINSALRNQARLTIAHVIDTRALQSVSTFDAEVYEELQAEAKKLMANYEEKARAAGLSDIVTIIEMGNPKTLLATDIPDANGVDLILVGATGLTAFERLLIGSSSEYILRHTKVDLLVVRDKDKTM; encoded by the coding sequence ATGATTCAAAAGTATGAAAATATCATGGTAGCCGTCGATGGTTCACGCGAAGCAGATTTAGCTTTTGTAAAAGGAATCAATTCCGCCCTACGAAACCAGGCTCGGCTAACCATTGCCCATGTCATTGATACCCGCGCCCTCCAAAGCGTTTCTACCTTTGATGCCGAGGTTTATGAAGAGCTGCAGGCAGAAGCTAAGAAATTGATGGCAAACTATGAAGAAAAGGCTAGAGCTGCCGGCCTCAGTGACATCGTGACGATTATCGAAATGGGCAATCCCAAAACCCTTCTTGCCACGGACATCCCAGATGCCAATGGGGTTGATTTGATTTTAGTCGGTGCAACAGGCCTCACCGCCTTTGAACGCCTCCTTATCGGCTCCTCATCTGAGTATATCCTTCGTCATACCAAGGTTGACCTTTTAGTCGTTCGTGACAAGGATAAAACAATGTAA
- the gatC gene encoding Asp-tRNA(Asn)/Glu-tRNA(Gln) amidotransferase subunit GatC, translating to MKITQEEVTHVANLSKLAFSPEETEEFATTLSKIVDMVELLDEVDTTGVPFTSNVANNLNYMREDKAEKGWDREELFQNVPEKERNYIKVPAILEDGGDA from the coding sequence ATGAAAATCACACAAGAAGAAGTAACTCATGTTGCGAATTTGTCAAAGCTGGCCTTTTCACCAGAAGAAACGGAAGAATTTGCCACAACTCTGTCTAAAATTGTGGACATGGTAGAATTATTGGACGAGGTCGATACGACTGGCGTTCCATTTACATCAAATGTCGCCAATAATCTGAACTATATGCGTGAAGATAAGGCAGAAAAAGGCTGGGACAGGGAAGAATTGTTCCAAAATGTTCCTGAAAAGGAGAGAAATTATATTAAAGTACCTGCAATTTTAGAAGATGGAGGAGATGCCTAA
- the gatA gene encoding Asp-tRNA(Asn)/Glu-tRNA(Gln) amidotransferase subunit GatA — translation MSLHTKSVDELHDLLVKKEISAVELTKASLEDIEAREDAVDSFITVSHDVALKQAAKVDEKGIDASNVMSGIPIAIKDNISTKGILTTAASKMLYNYTPIFDATSVEKIYGKDMIVIGKTNMDEFAMGGSTETSYFKKSKNAWDKRKVPGGSSGGSATAVASGQVRLSLGSDTGGSIRQPAAFNGIVGMKPTYGRVSRFGLIAFGSSLDQIGPFSQTVKENAQLLNVISGHDTKDSTSSQLAVPDFTQKIGQEIKGMKIALPKEYMGDGIDTQVKETILKAAKHLESLGAIVEEVSLPHSKYGVAVYYIVASSEASSNLQRFDGIRYGYRAEDIENLDDVYVKTRSQGFGDEVKRRIMLGTFSLSSGYYDAYFKKAGQVRTLIMQDFAKVFADYDLILGPTAPTVAYDLNSQNHDPVAMYLADILTIPVNLAGLPGISIPAGFVEGLPVGLQLISNHFDEEILYQVAAAFEATTDYHKQQPVIFGGEK, via the coding sequence ATGTCTTTACATACGAAAAGTGTTGATGAATTGCATGATTTATTGGTCAAAAAAGAAATCTCTGCAGTGGAATTGACCAAGGCAAGTTTGGAGGATATTGAAGCACGTGAAGATGCAGTTGATAGCTTTATTACAGTATCTCACGATGTAGCCCTTAAACAAGCCGCAAAAGTGGATGAAAAAGGGATTGATGCGAGTAATGTCATGAGCGGCATTCCGATTGCTATCAAGGATAATATTTCTACCAAAGGAATTTTGACAACAGCTGCTTCAAAGATGTTGTATAATTACACTCCGATTTTTGATGCTACAAGTGTTGAAAAAATTTATGGGAAAGATATGATTGTCATCGGAAAGACCAACATGGATGAGTTTGCCATGGGGGGATCGACCGAAACTTCCTATTTTAAAAAGAGTAAAAATGCTTGGGACAAAAGGAAGGTTCCAGGTGGATCTTCTGGAGGTTCTGCAACAGCGGTAGCTTCTGGCCAGGTACGCTTGTCACTGGGTTCTGATACAGGTGGTTCCATTCGCCAGCCCGCTGCCTTTAATGGGATTGTTGGAATGAAACCAACCTATGGTCGAGTGTCTCGTTTTGGCTTGATTGCCTTTGGAAGCTCACTGGATCAAATCGGACCTTTCTCTCAAACTGTTAAAGAAAATGCTCAGCTGCTCAATGTGATTTCAGGTCATGATACGAAAGATTCAACTTCTTCACAACTTGCTGTGCCTGATTTTACACAAAAAATTGGGCAAGAAATTAAGGGGATGAAGATTGCACTTCCAAAAGAGTATATGGGAGATGGAATCGATACACAAGTGAAGGAAACAATTCTCAAGGCTGCCAAGCACTTGGAGAGCCTAGGAGCTATTGTAGAGGAAGTGAGCCTTCCCCACAGTAAATACGGAGTGGCAGTGTATTACATTGTAGCTTCGTCTGAGGCAAGTTCTAACTTGCAACGCTTTGATGGCATTCGTTATGGCTATCGGGCGGAAGATATTGAAAATCTGGATGATGTATATGTGAAAACTCGAAGTCAAGGCTTTGGTGACGAGGTCAAACGCCGGATTATGCTTGGAACCTTTAGTTTGTCTTCTGGCTATTATGACGCTTACTTTAAAAAAGCTGGACAGGTCCGTACCTTAATCATGCAGGATTTCGCTAAGGTCTTTGCTGACTATGATTTGATTTTAGGGCCTACAGCTCCGACGGTGGCCTATGATTTGAATTCGCAAAATCATGACCCAGTAGCCATGTATTTGGCAGATATCTTGACCATTCCAGTCAATTTGGCAGGTCTTCCAGGGATTTCCATTCCAGCTGGTTTTGTAGAAGGATTGCCAGTCGGACTGCAGTTGATTAGTAATCATTTCGATGAAGAAATCCTGTACCAAGTCGCAGCTGCCTTTGAGGCAACAACGGATTATCATAAACAACAACCAGTGATTTTTGGAGGTGAAAAGTAA
- the codY gene encoding GTP-sensing pleiotropic transcriptional regulator CodY, whose product MTTILEKTRKITAILKRSDEKLQDDLPYNPIAKQLADVIDCNACIIDSRGRLLGYFMRYKTNNDRVEEFFQTQKFPEEYVKAATLVYDTEANITIDNELTVFPIETKNEFPDGLTTLVPIHVTGIRLGTLIIWRNDEQFHDDDLILVEIASTVVGIQLLNFQREEDEKNLRHRMAVSMAVNTLSYSELRAVSAILEELDGSEGQLTASIIADRIGITRSVIVNALRKLESAGIIESRSLGMKGTYLKVLIPDIFDEIKKRDY is encoded by the coding sequence ATGACAACAATATTAGAAAAAACGAGAAAAATTACAGCCATTCTGAAACGTTCAGATGAAAAACTTCAGGATGACCTACCCTATAATCCGATTGCCAAACAGTTGGCAGATGTCATTGATTGTAATGCTTGTATCATTGATAGCAGAGGACGCTTACTGGGTTATTTCATGCGCTACAAGACCAATAATGATCGGGTAGAAGAATTTTTCCAAACGCAGAAATTTCCAGAAGAGTATGTGAAAGCAGCGACTCTGGTCTATGATACAGAAGCTAATATCACGATTGACAATGAATTGACAGTCTTTCCGATAGAAACCAAGAATGAATTTCCAGATGGTTTAACGACCCTTGTCCCAATTCATGTGACTGGGATTCGCTTGGGGACATTGATTATTTGGCGAAATGACGAGCAATTTCATGATGATGATTTGATTTTGGTGGAAATTGCGAGCACAGTGGTCGGCATTCAGCTGTTGAACTTCCAACGTGAAGAAGACGAGAAAAACCTTCGTCATCGAATGGCGGTTAGTATGGCTGTCAATACCTTATCCTATTCTGAATTGCGGGCGGTATCTGCGATTTTAGAAGAATTAGATGGCAGCGAAGGCCAATTGACAGCTTCAATTATTGCCGATCGTATCGGAATTACGCGTTCTGTGATTGTCAATGCCTTGCGAAAACTGGAGAGTGCTGGGATTATTGAGAGCCGTTCCTTGGGAATGAAAGGAACATATCTGAAAGTCTTAATTCCAGACATTTTTGATGAAATTAAGAAACGAGATTACTAA